The window ATCATATTTACAGGTTTCTCCCATTTTAAATTTCAAAAAGGAATGGCCATGATGATCTCCTGATTTTATCCCTGCTAAAATGTTTTGGGTATATGGTACAGGCTTTCTGGAAATTGCTGCCGGAATAGGGCTGATGATTCCTGCTATCCGTGAAATGACTGCCATTTTACTGATTGTTTTTTATGTATTGGTTTTTGTAGCCAATGTTCATTCATCTCAAAAGAAGATTAATATTTTTAAAGCAGATTATACCGGCCCGGGAATGCAATACCTTTATACCCAAAGAATTCCCATGCAGATTATTTTAATTGCATGGACCTGGTATTTCGGAATATATTTACATTAATACATATAAGCAGCCTTTCGGGGCTGTTTTTTTATTTAAAACGATCAAAATAAATGTTAAATATTGTAACGTTTTGAGTTTTGAGTTGTCTTATTAATAAAGAATCTGATTTTTTATTGATTAAAATATTGGGGACTCTGTTTTTAATTTTAAAACGTAAGTTATGAATCTAAATTCCAAAATTTTCGGTACAGCTTATATCGTACTTTCTGCTATTATGATCAATGCTCAAAATACAGCAAATAAACTTCCGGGAGATCCCACCCTTCCATCTACTAAAGCCAATCTTGAAAAACTGGTTTCCTACGACAAAGGAAACTTTACATACAAAGTGGAAGATTATTTTGCAAGGCCAAAAGCTTCTGTATTTAAAATTTCTCCTGACGGGAAATATCTTTCTTATAAGGAAAAAGATAAGGACCGTAAAAATCATGTCTATGTTAAAGAACTGAATACAGGGAAAATTACCAAAGCCATTGTTGAAAAGGATGATCTGATAAAAGCGTATGGCTGGCTAAATAAGAGCCGTTTATTCTATACTCAGGATAAGGGAGGAAATGAGAATATCCACTTGTATGCCGCGAATGTGGATGGAACTAATCTTAAAGATTTAACTCCATTTGACGGAATTACCCTAGGTGAGATTATTCCCATAAAAGATACTGATTTTGTTGTAGTGACAATGAATAAAAACAATAAGCAGATCTTTGAACCTTATAAAATCAATTTTGTAACAGGAGAAATGACACAACTTTATGAAAATAAAGATGTCAATAGTCCTATCGACGGTTATCTTTTTGATAAAGAAGGTAATTTAAGAGGCTATAATGTTCTTGAAAACGGATTGACCACTAAAACTTATTACAAAGATTTGCAGACAGGAAAATTCAACCTTTTGAAATCTGCGGACTGGTCAGATACTTTCAGTATTATTGAGTTTAACGATAATTCTAAGAATAAAGATGAGGCTTATGTAGTGACCAATCTGGATAGCGATAAGACAAGAATTGTTTTATATGATCTGAAAAAAAATGCAGTCATTAAAGAAGTATATGCTAATCCCGTATTTGATGTAAGTTCGATAAGCCTGGCTGGCAAGAACAGAAACTACGAACTGGATTACATCAGCTATGAAGGTTTGAAAGGAGAAACAGTCCCAGTAAGTAAATTTTATAAAGAAGTTGATGAGAAATTAAAAGCACAGTTTGGAGATAAAGAATTTAGTGTTGTTTCTTCTGATGATAATGATGATAAGCTCTTGGTCGTAGTAGGAAGTGACAAATTATACGGAACTTATTACGAGTATGATACCA of the Chryseobacterium capnotolerans genome contains:
- a CDS encoding DoxX family protein; this translates as MFWVYGTGFLEIAAGIGLMIPAIREMTAILLIVFYVLVFVANVHSSQKKINIFKADYTGPGMQYLYTQRIPMQIILIAWTWYFGIYLH
- a CDS encoding S9 family peptidase yields the protein MNLNSKIFGTAYIVLSAIMINAQNTANKLPGDPTLPSTKANLEKLVSYDKGNFTYKVEDYFARPKASVFKISPDGKYLSYKEKDKDRKNHVYVKELNTGKITKAIVEKDDLIKAYGWLNKSRLFYTQDKGGNENIHLYAANVDGTNLKDLTPFDGITLGEIIPIKDTDFVVVTMNKNNKQIFEPYKINFVTGEMTQLYENKDVNSPIDGYLFDKEGNLRGYNVLENGLTTKTYYKDLQTGKFNLLKSADWSDTFSIIEFNDNSKNKDEAYVVTNLDSDKTRIVLYDLKKNAVIKEVYANPVFDVSSISLAGKNRNYELDYISYEGLKGETVPVSKFYKEVDEKLKAQFGDKEFSVVSSDDNDDKLLVVVGSDKLYGTYYEYDTKTKQTKLLYNLMPQLKEEDMAEMRPIEFKSRDGLTIRGYITLPKAALEGKKVPLIVNPHGGPQGVRDHWGFNPEAQLFASRGYATLQVNFRISGGYGKEFQKAGYKQIGRKAMDDVEDGVKYAISQGWIDKDKIAIYGGSHGGYATLMGLIKTPDLYACGVDYVGVSNIFTFFASFPEYWKPYKEMVKQIWYDLDNPEEAKIAKEVSPVFQIDKIKKPLFVVQGANDPRVNINESDQIVKAMRAKGFEVPYMVKYDEGHGFGKEPNRIELYKAMLGFFAENFNKK